A single Anatilimnocola floriformis DNA region contains:
- a CDS encoding MATE family efflux transporter: MSKQNGFNWWNRPAGGREVLALSLPLIISTSFWAISWFFDRLFLTWYDNQAMAASMPAGMLHWTIVCLPSGVASYVNTFVAQYYGAGQQRRIGHVVGQGVWFAILCLPLFALLVPLSPYIFAGASQNPVQVKFQTLYFQSLLFGAPAMVISNALSAFYTGRGKTGLVMAVNIAGSSVDLFLDYAMVFGKFGFPAWGIIGAGISTGIGHWFNVIVFAVLMLRRVEWKEYGLADSLRFDWPLMSRLLWFGLPSGLPMLIESFGFALLTRFITGIGDVEGAATSLAFNVNAVAFVPVIGLGIGVSTLVGQYLGENKEELAARSTWTGLQFALGFSALFAAAYWFVPDWFIYFHERGASASEFGKVRDLTIVLLRFVAVYCLFDATQMTFVSALKGAGDTRFVLYAAVALTAVFIVGGRVAEMYLHFGVMGWWYVMTAWIFAMAVVYLLRFLHGGWRKMRVIEPELVGK, from the coding sequence ATGAGCAAGCAGAACGGATTCAACTGGTGGAATCGCCCAGCCGGCGGGCGCGAGGTGCTCGCGCTCTCGCTGCCGCTGATCATTTCCACCAGCTTTTGGGCGATCAGTTGGTTCTTCGATCGGTTGTTCCTCACGTGGTACGACAACCAGGCCATGGCTGCGTCGATGCCAGCGGGCATGCTGCACTGGACGATCGTTTGTTTGCCGTCGGGGGTGGCTTCGTATGTGAATACGTTCGTCGCGCAGTATTACGGCGCTGGGCAGCAGCGGCGGATCGGCCACGTCGTCGGGCAAGGCGTGTGGTTTGCCATTCTTTGTCTGCCGCTATTTGCGCTCCTCGTACCGTTGTCGCCGTACATCTTCGCGGGAGCGTCGCAGAATCCGGTGCAGGTGAAATTTCAGACGCTTTATTTTCAATCGCTGCTCTTTGGTGCGCCGGCGATGGTCATCAGCAACGCGCTCAGCGCGTTCTACACCGGTCGAGGCAAGACCGGCCTGGTGATGGCCGTGAATATCGCCGGCAGCTCGGTTGATTTATTTCTCGATTACGCGATGGTCTTCGGCAAGTTTGGCTTTCCTGCGTGGGGAATCATCGGCGCGGGAATTTCGACCGGCATTGGCCATTGGTTCAATGTGATCGTGTTCGCAGTGCTCATGCTGCGCCGCGTGGAATGGAAAGAGTACGGCCTGGCCGACTCGTTGCGGTTCGACTGGCCGCTAATGTCGCGACTGTTGTGGTTCGGTTTGCCGAGCGGCTTGCCGATGCTGATCGAGTCGTTTGGATTTGCCCTGCTGACGCGGTTCATCACAGGAATCGGCGATGTCGAAGGGGCGGCGACTTCGCTGGCCTTCAATGTCAATGCGGTCGCCTTCGTGCCGGTGATCGGTTTGGGGATCGGTGTGTCGACTCTCGTTGGGCAATATTTGGGTGAAAACAAAGAAGAGCTGGCTGCGCGCTCGACGTGGACCGGGTTGCAGTTCGCGCTCGGATTTAGCGCGCTGTTTGCCGCGGCATATTGGTTCGTTCCCGATTGGTTCATCTATTTTCACGAGCGAGGGGCGAGCGCCAGCGAATTCGGCAAGGTCCGCGACCTGACCATCGTGCTGCTGCGGTTCGTGGCCGTCTACTGCTTATTCGATGCTACGCAAATGACGTTCGTCAGCGCCCTGAAGGGCGCGGGCGACACACGGTTTGTGCTGTATGCTGCGGTGGCCCTCACGGCGGTGTTCATCGTCGGCGGCCGCGTCGCGGAAATGTACCTACACTTCGGCGTGATGGGTTGGTGGTACGTGATGACGGCTTGGATCTTTGCGATGGCGGTCGTTTATCTGCTGCGCTTCCTGCACGGCGGCTGGCGGAAGATGCGAGTGATCGAGCCGGAGTTGGTGGGGAAGTAG
- the ffh gene encoding signal recognition particle protein produces the protein MFESLQNGLSSALKNLAGRGKLSEANMREGLAMVEQSLLEADVGFDVVKDFVGSVSERALGEKVLLALNPTQQFISIFRDELTKILGPVDSALHLKANGPTVLMLCGLQGSGKTTTCGKLSRLLLNEKQKPFLVAADLQRPAAIEQLHVIGRQLGVPVYSELGAQDPVKVCQDGVKKAKEAGCNVVILDTAGRLAIDQELMEQLVRIDNRVQPDQAYLVVDGMTGQDAVNSAKAFNEALELDGVIMTKLDGDTRGGALLSVKHVTGVPIKFLGTGEQLDALEAFRPEGMVDRILGLGDMVGLINVIKDQVNEEEQKKLQERLQAGQFTLDDVRKQLMMARSPGLIQKMMMMMPGMGEISKMMKDSNAEKGIGQQIGIIDAMTKAERRNPKLIDPSRRNRIAKGAGVQVPMVNEVIKMFDIMGPLVKGMAGGGMGNALKMMQQMQSGGAFNPGAQLQKAKGDTGKRMTPQQRKDEAKKREKMLRKLKRDKKDRKPGESGDE, from the coding sequence ATGTTCGAATCTCTGCAAAACGGCCTGTCGTCAGCTCTCAAAAATCTGGCAGGCCGGGGGAAGCTCTCCGAAGCGAACATGCGCGAAGGCCTGGCCATGGTCGAGCAGTCGCTGCTCGAAGCGGACGTCGGCTTCGATGTGGTGAAGGATTTCGTCGGCAGCGTCAGCGAACGGGCTCTCGGCGAAAAAGTGCTGCTGGCCCTTAATCCCACGCAGCAGTTCATCAGCATCTTTCGCGATGAGCTGACGAAGATTCTCGGGCCCGTCGATTCGGCCCTGCATTTGAAGGCCAATGGCCCGACCGTTCTCATGCTCTGCGGTTTGCAGGGTTCGGGCAAGACGACCACCTGCGGCAAGCTCTCGCGCTTGTTGCTCAATGAAAAGCAAAAGCCATTTCTCGTCGCGGCCGACTTGCAACGTCCGGCGGCCATCGAGCAATTGCACGTCATCGGCCGGCAACTGGGAGTGCCCGTTTATTCGGAGCTCGGCGCGCAAGACCCCGTCAAGGTTTGCCAGGACGGCGTGAAAAAAGCCAAGGAAGCCGGCTGCAATGTGGTCATTCTCGATACGGCCGGCCGTTTGGCCATCGACCAAGAGTTGATGGAGCAACTCGTTCGCATCGACAACCGCGTGCAGCCCGACCAGGCCTATCTGGTGGTCGACGGCATGACCGGTCAGGACGCGGTGAACTCGGCGAAGGCGTTTAACGAAGCGCTCGAGCTCGACGGCGTCATCATGACGAAGCTCGATGGCGACACTCGCGGCGGTGCGCTCCTCTCAGTGAAGCACGTCACCGGCGTGCCGATCAAATTTCTCGGCACCGGCGAACAGCTCGACGCCCTCGAAGCCTTTCGGCCCGAAGGGATGGTCGACCGCATCCTCGGCCTCGGTGACATGGTCGGCCTGATCAATGTCATCAAGGATCAGGTCAACGAGGAAGAGCAGAAAAAGCTGCAAGAACGGCTGCAAGCCGGGCAGTTCACGCTCGACGACGTTCGCAAGCAGCTGATGATGGCCCGGTCGCCGGGCTTGATTCAGAAGATGATGATGATGATGCCCGGCATGGGCGAAATCAGCAAAATGATGAAGGATTCGAACGCTGAGAAGGGAATCGGCCAGCAGATTGGCATCATCGACGCGATGACCAAAGCCGAGCGCCGCAATCCGAAGCTCATCGACCCCAGCCGCCGCAACCGCATCGCCAAGGGGGCCGGCGTGCAGGTGCCGATGGTCAATGAAGTGATCAAGATGTTCGACATCATGGGCCCGCTGGTAAAAGGGATGGCCGGCGGCGGCATGGGAAACGCCTTGAAGATGATGCAGCAAATGCAAAGCGGCGGCGCCTTTAACCCCGGCGCCCAGCTGCAAAAAGCCAAGGGCGATACCGGCAAGCGGATGACCCCACAGCAGCGCAAGGATGAAGCCAAGAAGCGGGAAAAGATGCTGCGAAAGCTGAAGCGGGATAAGAAAGATCGCAAGCCGGGCGAGAGCGGCGACGAGTAG
- a CDS encoding Gfo/Idh/MocA family protein, with translation MNLTPEERAVGQDNYHAAMDAYDRSPAAEPFNRRDFLKGVVGAGIVSGAGLGATYFWKQKEKLASPVRIAVIGAGDEGQVLINACNPEYVDVIQICDIRPYNVHRAFHGDWAGDVALANRQGLIKRFGFADEAAAKEHIKVTEDYKEVLKNPEVEAIIIALPLHLHAIVAIEAMQAGKHVLTEKLMAHNVAQCKLMGRVAEKTGKILCVGHQRHYSVLYDNAVNLLRWGVLGELHHIRAQWHRGNLPGNDSWQQPLPWEVDAVTKDGKETKINFVLKKLKELEAELGSNPSDGSKVAKQVAQWKAWLLDAEVDAKKYGYQDFHIGKGKLREAREELARWRLFARTGGGLMAELGSHQLDASTIFCTALRKDGKKAHPLSVHAVGGRHTFPLDRDAEDHVYCMYEFPGPGYEAGFDVGYYDPAMSYPKGGIPAYDAVQNPEKKIVVTYSSINGNGWGGYGETVMGTKGTLLLEREQEVLLFKNSDTSTKIGVKDDKGGPTLDTQASGKGPSLAKAAATSGPVSRGYTEEIEHFAWCIRNPAPENQPRCNPKVALGDAVIALATNVAIDNANKGKGGYLAFSEDWYDIHNDATPDGSNIKEEAGKMGAEMA, from the coding sequence ATGAATCTCACTCCCGAAGAACGTGCAGTTGGTCAGGATAACTATCACGCCGCGATGGACGCTTACGACCGCAGCCCAGCGGCCGAGCCGTTCAATCGGCGCGACTTCCTCAAGGGCGTGGTCGGCGCAGGGATTGTCTCCGGTGCAGGCCTCGGCGCGACCTATTTCTGGAAGCAGAAAGAAAAGCTCGCCAGCCCCGTTCGCATCGCCGTGATCGGCGCTGGCGACGAAGGCCAGGTGCTAATCAACGCTTGCAATCCGGAATATGTCGACGTCATTCAGATCTGCGACATCCGGCCGTACAACGTCCATCGCGCCTTCCACGGCGACTGGGCTGGCGACGTGGCGCTAGCCAATCGTCAAGGCTTGATCAAGCGGTTTGGCTTTGCGGATGAAGCGGCAGCCAAGGAACACATCAAGGTTACGGAAGACTACAAGGAAGTCCTGAAGAACCCCGAAGTCGAAGCGATCATCATCGCCCTGCCGCTGCACTTGCATGCGATCGTCGCCATCGAAGCCATGCAAGCCGGCAAGCACGTGCTCACCGAAAAGCTGATGGCCCACAACGTGGCCCAGTGCAAACTGATGGGCCGCGTGGCCGAAAAGACCGGCAAGATCCTTTGCGTCGGCCATCAACGCCACTACAGCGTGCTCTATGACAACGCGGTGAACCTGCTCCGCTGGGGCGTCCTCGGCGAATTGCATCACATTCGCGCTCAATGGCACCGCGGCAACTTGCCTGGAAACGACAGCTGGCAACAGCCCCTGCCCTGGGAAGTCGATGCGGTCACTAAGGACGGCAAGGAGACGAAGATCAACTTCGTGCTCAAGAAGCTGAAGGAACTCGAAGCCGAATTGGGGAGCAACCCATCCGACGGTTCGAAGGTTGCCAAGCAAGTGGCTCAGTGGAAGGCCTGGCTGCTCGACGCCGAAGTCGACGCCAAGAAGTACGGCTATCAGGATTTCCACATTGGCAAGGGCAAGCTCCGTGAAGCTCGCGAAGAGCTGGCCCGTTGGCGGTTGTTTGCACGCACGGGCGGCGGCTTGATGGCCGAGCTCGGCAGCCATCAGCTCGATGCCTCGACCATCTTCTGCACCGCCCTCCGCAAGGACGGCAAGAAGGCCCACCCGCTGAGCGTCCACGCAGTCGGTGGCCGGCATACCTTCCCGCTTGATCGCGATGCCGAAGATCACGTCTATTGCATGTATGAGTTCCCGGGCCCGGGTTACGAAGCGGGCTTCGACGTGGGCTATTACGATCCGGCCATGAGCTATCCGAAGGGTGGCATCCCGGCCTACGACGCCGTGCAAAACCCTGAGAAGAAGATCGTCGTCACTTACTCGTCGATCAACGGCAACGGCTGGGGCGGCTACGGCGAAACCGTGATGGGAACGAAGGGAACGCTGCTGCTCGAACGCGAGCAAGAAGTGCTGCTGTTCAAGAACAGCGACACCTCGACCAAGATCGGCGTGAAGGACGACAAGGGTGGCCCGACGCTCGACACGCAAGCCAGCGGCAAGGGGCCAAGTCTCGCTAAGGCCGCAGCCACTTCGGGGCCTGTCAGCCGCGGTTACACCGAAGAAATCGAGCACTTCGCCTGGTGCATCCGCAATCCTGCTCCGGAAAATCAGCCCCGCTGTAATCCGAAGGTCGCCCTCGGCGACGCCGTGATCGCGCTCGCCACCAACGTCGCCATCGACAACGCCAACAAGGGCAAGGGCGGCTACCTGGCGTTCAGCGAAGATTGGTACGACATCCACAACGACGCCACGCCCGACGGCAGCAACATCAAGGAAGAAGCGGGCAAGATGGGCGCCGAAATGGCGTGA
- the truB gene encoding tRNA pseudouridine(55) synthase TruB: MNDQLLSQNSELRTQNSSRTHGLLNIAKPAGVSSRHVVTQLEHALKPLAVGHAGTLDPMATGVLVVGVGRGTKLIDYLHRFPKTYRASFLLGRSSDTEDITGNVTMLTDARAPSRAELDAAVPMFLGTIQQQPPAFSALKVAGKRAYKLARKGKKVELNARPVDVHRLEITRYEYPELQAEIECSSGTYIRSLGRDLARAVGSEAAMSVLSRTVIGPFLLSQAVAPEQINKDNLLEHLLPSLLAVGAMQRTPLSEQQVAELTATGVLFDLPLEATQFASDAEVAGIAPDGRLFAVLTPSRGDRWKVKVLVGAGGPPTADES; this comes from the coding sequence ATGAACGACCAACTCTTGTCTCAGAACTCAGAACTCAGAACTCAGAACTCGTCCCGTACCCACGGCCTGCTGAATATCGCCAAGCCAGCCGGTGTTTCTTCGCGGCATGTCGTGACGCAACTCGAACACGCGCTCAAACCACTTGCCGTCGGTCATGCGGGAACGCTCGATCCCATGGCGACGGGCGTGCTGGTAGTGGGCGTGGGTCGCGGAACGAAACTGATCGACTATCTACATCGTTTTCCGAAAACGTACCGGGCGTCATTTCTGCTGGGGCGGTCGAGCGATACCGAAGACATCACGGGCAACGTCACGATGCTGACGGACGCGCGAGCTCCGTCGCGCGCGGAACTCGATGCGGCAGTTCCGATGTTTTTGGGAACCATTCAGCAGCAACCGCCGGCTTTTTCCGCGTTGAAAGTTGCCGGCAAGCGAGCTTATAAACTGGCCCGCAAAGGGAAGAAGGTGGAGTTGAATGCTCGGCCGGTGGATGTTCATCGGCTGGAAATCACACGCTACGAATATCCGGAGCTGCAAGCCGAAATCGAATGCAGCAGCGGCACGTACATTCGGTCGCTGGGGCGCGATCTGGCCCGCGCGGTCGGCAGCGAAGCAGCCATGTCGGTACTCTCGCGCACCGTCATCGGGCCGTTTCTGCTTTCGCAGGCCGTTGCGCCCGAGCAAATCAACAAGGACAATCTGCTGGAACATCTGCTGCCGTCGCTGCTGGCCGTGGGAGCGATGCAGCGCACGCCGCTGAGTGAACAACAGGTCGCAGAACTTACTGCGACGGGTGTGCTGTTTGATCTACCGCTGGAGGCCACCCAATTTGCCAGCGACGCCGAGGTCGCCGGAATCGCGCCGGACGGCAGGCTGTTTGCCGTGCTCACCCCCAGCCGCGGAGATCGCTGGAAGGTGAAAGTGCTGGTGGGTGCGGGCGGTCCTCCCACTGCGGATGAGTCGTAA
- a CDS encoding macro domain-containing protein, whose product MRAEAERNSPSSSDSETGGVASPVVAQDVRRDMIKWQVIHGDLLDISADGLICSANPNLNLSGGVGGAFSMRYGGEMQEFLHAHLREQKLRVVPPGTVVISPGFSSPFPHVAHAVAIDVFYDTNAELILQTYFTAIQQLAAAGCRSIAAACLGCGYGRCPEAEFLKSIERLIATLIATPLENVDHITLATTNEALADSLRQLPAFHSAF is encoded by the coding sequence GTGAGGGCTGAAGCGGAGCGAAACTCACCATCTTCGAGCGACTCCGAAACTGGTGGCGTCGCCTCGCCGGTTGTTGCTCAAGACGTTCGTCGCGATATGATCAAATGGCAAGTCATCCACGGCGATCTGCTTGATATCTCCGCCGATGGCTTGATCTGTTCCGCCAACCCCAACTTGAATCTCTCCGGCGGCGTTGGCGGCGCGTTCTCCATGCGTTACGGCGGCGAGATGCAAGAGTTCTTGCACGCGCATCTGCGGGAACAAAAGCTGCGCGTCGTTCCGCCGGGAACCGTCGTTATTTCGCCCGGCTTCAGTTCGCCTTTTCCTCACGTCGCCCACGCAGTCGCCATTGATGTCTTCTATGACACGAATGCCGAATTGATTCTGCAAACCTATTTCACTGCGATTCAGCAGCTGGCCGCGGCTGGCTGTCGTTCCATCGCCGCCGCTTGTCTCGGCTGCGGCTATGGCCGATGCCCCGAAGCGGAATTTCTAAAATCCATCGAGCGCTTGATCGCCACACTGATTGCCACGCCGCTGGAAAATGTCGACCATATCACTCTTGCTACCACGAACGAAGCGCTCGCCGATTCGCTGCGGCAACTTCCCGCCTTTCATTCTGCATTCTGA
- a CDS encoding DoxX family protein, with amino-acid sequence MVAAIVALRVGVGIHFYMEGTTKLKDKKPFSGPFFANAKGPLAEAFRGRVWDIDGTWRMNSKATEAHWKNYEEKAASHFGFDDKQKKKAETLVKNYSKRMNSYLGSKRDEIDEYYKQLDRRDADRNVAYRQAMTSMQAHDARIESDRNALKMPILTFVDKVWIDLQNDMNAIATDKQMLRHGVLKIGKVGQRFGDTEFMDAVVPYFDLIIGLCLITGLFTRVAAIAGAIFLAGVCASQWPGYGGAPIFNQFVEMLTLLALAALGAGQFCGLDYVITGLRRMTRKPAANTPAKNSAASRPAPALASAKGA; translated from the coding sequence GTGGTCGCGGCGATCGTCGCCCTCCGCGTCGGCGTGGGCATCCACTTCTACATGGAAGGGACCACCAAGCTAAAGGACAAAAAGCCGTTCTCGGGTCCATTCTTTGCCAATGCCAAAGGCCCGCTGGCCGAAGCCTTTCGCGGCCGAGTCTGGGATATCGATGGCACGTGGCGGATGAACTCCAAAGCCACCGAAGCTCATTGGAAAAACTACGAGGAAAAAGCTGCCAGCCACTTCGGCTTCGATGATAAGCAGAAGAAGAAAGCCGAGACGCTCGTCAAGAATTACAGCAAGCGGATGAACTCCTACCTGGGTTCGAAGCGCGACGAGATCGACGAATATTACAAGCAGCTCGATCGCCGCGACGCCGATCGCAATGTCGCTTATCGCCAGGCCATGACTTCGATGCAGGCGCACGACGCCCGTATCGAATCGGATCGCAACGCCCTGAAGATGCCGATCCTCACCTTTGTCGACAAAGTCTGGATCGATCTCCAGAACGACATGAACGCAATCGCCACCGACAAGCAAATGCTGCGGCATGGCGTGCTGAAGATTGGCAAGGTCGGCCAACGCTTCGGCGATACCGAATTCATGGACGCCGTGGTCCCGTACTTCGATCTCATCATCGGGCTGTGCCTCATCACCGGCCTGTTCACTCGCGTGGCCGCGATCGCTGGAGCGATCTTTCTCGCTGGCGTGTGTGCCTCGCAGTGGCCCGGTTACGGCGGAGCGCCGATCTTCAATCAGTTTGTCGAAATGCTCACGCTGCTGGCCCTCGCGGCCCTCGGCGCTGGTCAGTTCTGTGGTTTGGATTACGTGATCACCGGCTTGCGACGCATGACTCGCAAACCTGCAGCCAATACGCCCGCCAAAAATTCAGCAGCCTCTCGACCAGCGCCCGCGCTGGCTTCAGCCAAAGGAGCCTAA
- the rpsP gene encoding 30S ribosomal protein S16, which produces MASLDVTGTSGNELGTGNEFQGVLAVAVKIRMKKLGRKHRPYFRIVAIDSRSPRDGKVLEELGSYDPMVKDTDARALLKGERINAWIAKGALPSDNVRVLIKKYGLNGSHLAQQQAALERLKVSRPTAPAPWAPPPKPPEPEAPAAEAPAEGEAAPAETAS; this is translated from the coding sequence GTGGCATCGCTCGATGTCACGGGTACATCTGGCAACGAGCTGGGTACCGGCAACGAGTTTCAAGGAGTTTTGGCAGTGGCAGTTAAGATTCGTATGAAGAAACTGGGGCGGAAGCATCGTCCCTATTTCCGCATTGTTGCGATCGACTCGCGGTCCCCGCGTGACGGCAAGGTGTTGGAAGAACTCGGCAGCTATGACCCGATGGTCAAAGACACCGACGCTCGTGCCCTGCTCAAGGGTGAGCGGATCAACGCTTGGATCGCCAAGGGGGCTCTCCCTTCGGACAACGTTCGCGTTTTGATCAAGAAGTACGGCCTGAATGGCTCGCACCTGGCCCAACAGCAGGCCGCGCTCGAACGGTTGAAGGTCAGCCGTCCAACCGCTCCGGCCCCGTGGGCCCCGCCGCCGAAGCCGCCAGAACCCGAAGCGCCGGCTGCTGAAGCCCCCGCCGAAGGTGAAGCCGCTCCTGCCGAGACCGCGAGCTAA
- a CDS encoding phosphoglycerate dehydrogenase, with protein sequence MPRALITPAVYANGQGPWREVLDAAGVEVVIPPVDCTTLTEAEFIAQLQGIDFTLASMERYTENVFAGSKLRAVARVGVGYDAVDVAAATRHGAAVCITPGTNEHSVAEQAIALITAVFRDTCRRDREIRGGKWRRDCPRRLAGNTIGLVGLGRIGRAMTPRCQGLGLKVIAYDPYADAAFAAQRGIELVSFHELLAQADIVSLHMPCTPETTDIINAKTLALMKPNSTLINTSRGGLVDEDALCDALASGHLFGAGLDVCKTEPLPALSRLRQFDNLVFAPHLGGIDQDALDAMGRLAAQCLVDLSQNRWPTGCVVNETLRAGWSW encoded by the coding sequence ATGCCCCGCGCTCTCATCACTCCCGCCGTTTACGCGAACGGCCAAGGTCCTTGGCGTGAAGTTCTCGATGCGGCGGGCGTGGAGGTGGTGATTCCTCCGGTCGATTGCACGACGCTGACCGAAGCCGAGTTCATCGCGCAACTGCAGGGAATCGATTTCACGCTGGCCAGCATGGAGCGCTACACCGAGAACGTGTTCGCCGGTAGCAAACTGCGCGCGGTCGCTCGCGTGGGAGTCGGCTACGACGCCGTGGATGTGGCCGCAGCGACCAGGCATGGCGCCGCGGTTTGCATTACTCCCGGAACGAATGAGCACTCGGTCGCCGAGCAGGCCATCGCGCTCATCACTGCCGTCTTTCGCGACACCTGTCGGCGCGATCGCGAAATCCGCGGCGGCAAGTGGCGTCGCGATTGCCCGCGGCGTCTGGCGGGCAACACCATCGGTCTGGTCGGCCTCGGTCGCATCGGCCGGGCGATGACTCCGCGCTGCCAGGGGCTCGGCTTGAAGGTAATCGCCTACGATCCCTACGCCGATGCTGCCTTCGCGGCCCAGCGCGGCATCGAGCTCGTGTCGTTTCACGAACTGCTCGCCCAAGCCGACATCGTCAGCCTGCACATGCCTTGCACGCCCGAGACGACCGACATCATCAATGCCAAAACGCTCGCCCTGATGAAGCCCAACAGCACACTGATCAACACGTCGCGCGGCGGCCTCGTCGATGAAGATGCGCTTTGCGATGCGCTCGCCAGCGGCCATTTGTTTGGCGCGGGTCTCGACGTTTGCAAGACCGAACCGCTCCCAGCCCTGAGCCGGCTGCGGCAGTTCGACAATCTCGTCTTTGCGCCGCATCTCGGCGGCATCGATCAAGACGCCCTCGATGCCATGGGCCGCCTCGCCGCGCAGTGTCTCGTTGATCTCTCGCAGAACCGTTGGCCGACGGGCTGCGTCGTGAATGAAACGCTGCGGGCCGGCTGGTCTTGGTAA